The Streptomyces sp. BHT-5-2 genomic interval GCCGCAGTGCGGGCACCGTCCATCGGCCGCACGCACGCGGGCATGCATGGTGATCGCGCCGACCGACCGCTCCACCAACTCCACCACGACACCGGCCAGATGAGGAACAAGCGCCTCAAGACTTCGCGAAGTACACGCGAACCATGATCACAGTCGCGCCACCTGGAGATCACCCGATCACAAGATCAGTGACTGAGCCCGTAATTCCCCATGGCTGACGTCACGTAGTTGGCCAATTGGTCGCCTGTGCAGGCTGCGTCGTGTTCCGTCGCCGTAATCTGGTTGAGGGCCATGATGGGTCCGTGGACACTGTCGCGGTGTACTCAGACGCTGATGCTGCTGCGTTGTATGACTTGCTGAACCCGTGGGATCCGGAGCGATGGTCCGGCGACGCGTTCTATGCCGAGTTGGTGATGGCCGCAGGCTCAGTGCTGGACGTCGGCTGCGGCACCGGATCGATGCTGCGCTGGTCGCGCGAGCACGGTCATGTCGGGCGTCTCGTGGGCCTTGATCCGGACCCCGCTGCCCTCGCCCGCGCCCGGCGGCGTGCCGATATCGAGTGGATCGACGGCATGGCGGCTGGCGCGAAGTGGGAAGCTGAATTCGACCTTGCGACGATGACCGGCCACGCGTTTCAGTTCCTGGTCACTGACGACGATGTCCGTGCTTCGCTCGGCGCGATCCGTGCCGCACTGCGCGAGGGCGGCAGGTTCGCTTTCGAGACCCGCCATCCGCGGGCGCGAGCCTGGGAGGCATGGAATCCGTCGAACGCAACGGACATCACCGACGCGGCCGGCCGGATCCTGCGTGTTTGGCATGAGGTCGAGGCCGTCGTCGACGGTGCGGTCACGTTCACCGGGACGACCGCTGATCCCTATGGCACCGTGTTGCGTGTCGACCGGGCCAGCCTGCGCTTCCTGGATGTCCTGGCACTCGACGCGTTCCTGGCCGAGGCGGGCTTCGAGGTCGAGGCCCGTTATGGTGACTGGCAGCGCGGACCCGTCACCCCGGTGAGCCAGGAGATCATTACCCTCGCCCGCCGACCGTAGGCGGGGCAGATCCCCTGCAGCGGCGGGGGATCGGGGCGCGGGTCCGGGCAGCGCGTCTGCTAGGCGGTGTCTTCAAATGATCTCGAGTGGTGGATCATGGTCGGGTGATACGTCGTCATGAACTGTCGGATGCGGAGTGGGAGTTCGTCCGGCCGCTGTTGCCGGAGTCCTTGCGGGGGCGGAAGCGGTTGGATGACCGCACCGTGCTCAACGGGATCGTGTGGAGGTTCCGGACGGGGGTGGCCTGGCGGGATGTGCCCGAGCGGTGCGGCCTGTGGGCGACGCTGCACACCCGCTTCCGCCGATGGGCGCTGGACGGCACGTTCGAGCGAATGCTGCGGGCCGCGCAGACGAGGGCGGACGCGGCGGGGGACGTCGACTGTCTGGTGTCGGTCGACTCCACCGTTGTCCGCGC includes:
- a CDS encoding bifunctional 2-polyprenyl-6-hydroxyphenol methylase/3-demethylubiquinol 3-O-methyltransferase UbiG, giving the protein MYSDADAAALYDLLNPWDPERWSGDAFYAELVMAAGSVLDVGCGTGSMLRWSREHGHVGRLVGLDPDPAALARARRRADIEWIDGMAAGAKWEAEFDLATMTGHAFQFLVTDDDVRASLGAIRAALREGGRFAFETRHPRARAWEAWNPSNATDITDAAGRILRVWHEVEAVVDGAVTFTGTTADPYGTVLRVDRASLRFLDVLALDAFLAEAGFEVEARYGDWQRGPVTPVSQEIITLARRP